One genomic segment of Microbacterium sp. ProA8 includes these proteins:
- a CDS encoding HAD-IIB family hydrolase, with protein MTDNNPPLLVAFDLDDTLAPSKSQIDRRIGELLIALAERVEVAIISGGQLAQFTTQVVDRLPDASAAARSRMHLLPTCGTQYYRLTEDDVVTVYKRSLTDDQKSRALAAVEGEARRLGLWESETWGDILEDRGSQITFSALGQQAPVAAKMAWDPTGEKKNALRAAVAALIPDLEVRSGGSTSVDITEQGIDKAYGMRQLAEQTGIALDDMLFVGDRLDPDGNDYPVLAMGVACHAVEGWEDTAVYLEQLIPTLPVRV; from the coding sequence GCCCCTTCTCGTCGCCTTCGACCTCGACGACACCCTGGCTCCGTCGAAGAGCCAGATCGACCGGCGCATCGGCGAGCTGCTCATCGCTCTGGCCGAGCGGGTCGAGGTCGCGATCATCTCGGGCGGCCAGCTGGCCCAGTTCACGACGCAGGTCGTCGACCGTCTTCCGGATGCCTCCGCCGCCGCCCGCTCGCGGATGCACCTGCTGCCCACGTGCGGCACTCAGTACTACCGCCTGACGGAGGACGACGTCGTCACCGTCTACAAGCGCTCGCTGACCGACGACCAGAAGTCCCGAGCGCTCGCCGCCGTCGAGGGGGAGGCCCGTCGCCTCGGACTCTGGGAATCCGAGACCTGGGGCGACATCCTGGAGGACCGCGGCTCGCAGATCACGTTCTCGGCCCTGGGTCAGCAGGCGCCCGTCGCAGCCAAGATGGCATGGGATCCGACCGGCGAGAAGAAGAACGCCCTGCGGGCGGCCGTGGCCGCACTGATCCCCGATCTCGAGGTGCGCTCAGGGGGCTCGACCTCGGTCGACATCACGGAGCAGGGCATCGACAAGGCCTACGGCATGCGTCAGCTCGCCGAGCAGACCGGCATCGCCCTCGACGACATGCTCTTCGTGGGCGACCGCCTCGACCCGGACGGCAACGACTACCCCGTCCTGGCGATGGGCGTCGCCTGCCACGCGGTGGAGGGCTGGGAAGACACCGCCGTCTACCTCGAGCAGCTCATCCCCACGCTCCCCGTCCGCGTCTGA
- a CDS encoding alpha-hydroxy acid oxidase has translation MVQRQLPKPAELLELMQFKKPELDGRKRRLEAALTIHDLRTIAKRRTPKAAFDYTDGAAEGEFSLARARQAFEDVEFHPDILRPAEHVDMSTEILGGPSALPFGIAPTGFTRLMQTEGETAGAGAAGAAGIPFTLSTLGTTSIEDVKKANPHGRNWFQLYVMRDREISYNLARRAAAAGFDTLQFTVDTPVAGARLRDKRNGFSIPPQLTLGTIINAIPRPWWWYDFLTTPKLEFASLSTTGGTVGELLNSAMDPTISYDDLAIIRDIWPGKIVVKGVQNVADSKRLIDAGVDGIILSNHGGRQLDRAPVPFRLLPEVVREVGKDATVMVDTGIMNGADIVASIALGAKFTLIGRAYLYGLMAGGRQGVDRTIEILRSEIERTMKLLGVSTLAELEPRHVTQLTRLMPLAGAPAEAAGGGAPRVRVASGPAARAPRTTANGKTDAAASRPAKTTASKGTSSRPQG, from the coding sequence ATGGTCCAGCGCCAACTCCCCAAGCCCGCAGAGCTGCTCGAGCTCATGCAGTTCAAGAAGCCCGAACTCGACGGTCGCAAACGCCGGCTCGAGGCGGCGCTCACCATCCACGATCTGCGCACGATCGCCAAGCGCCGCACACCCAAGGCGGCCTTCGACTACACCGACGGCGCCGCTGAGGGCGAGTTCTCGCTCGCCCGTGCGCGCCAGGCGTTCGAGGACGTCGAATTCCATCCCGACATCCTGCGTCCGGCCGAGCACGTCGACATGTCGACCGAGATCCTCGGCGGTCCCTCGGCGCTACCGTTCGGCATCGCACCGACCGGCTTCACGCGGCTCATGCAGACCGAGGGCGAGACGGCCGGTGCGGGTGCGGCCGGTGCCGCCGGCATCCCGTTCACGCTCTCGACCCTCGGCACGACGTCGATCGAGGACGTGAAGAAGGCCAACCCCCACGGACGCAACTGGTTCCAGCTGTACGTCATGCGCGACCGCGAGATCTCGTACAACCTTGCGCGCCGCGCGGCGGCCGCCGGCTTCGACACGCTGCAGTTCACCGTCGACACGCCCGTCGCGGGCGCACGCCTGCGCGACAAGCGCAACGGGTTCTCCATCCCGCCCCAGCTGACCCTCGGCACGATCATCAACGCGATCCCGCGGCCGTGGTGGTGGTACGACTTCCTGACCACGCCGAAGCTCGAGTTCGCCTCCCTCTCGACGACGGGCGGCACCGTGGGCGAGCTGCTCAACTCCGCGATGGACCCGACGATCAGCTACGACGACCTCGCGATCATCCGCGACATCTGGCCGGGCAAGATCGTGGTCAAGGGCGTGCAGAACGTCGCCGACTCGAAGCGGCTCATCGACGCGGGCGTCGACGGCATCATCCTGTCGAACCACGGCGGGCGCCAGCTCGACCGCGCGCCCGTCCCGTTCCGCCTGCTGCCCGAGGTGGTGCGCGAAGTCGGCAAGGACGCCACCGTCATGGTCGACACCGGCATCATGAACGGCGCCGACATCGTGGCATCCATCGCGCTCGGCGCGAAGTTCACGCTCATCGGCCGCGCGTACCTCTACGGCCTCATGGCGGGCGGACGACAGGGCGTCGACCGCACGATCGAGATCCTGCGCAGCGAGATCGAGCGCACCATGAAGCTCCTCGGCGTCTCGACCCTCGCCGAGCTCGAGCCGCGGCATGTCACGCAGCTCACGCGCCTCATGCCGCTCGCGGGAGCTCCGGCCGAGGCCGCCGGTGGTGGCGCCCCGCGCGTGCGCGTCGCGTCGGGTCCGGCCGCGCGGGCACCGCGGACGACGGCGAACGGGAAGACGGATGCCGCGGCATCCCGTCCCGCGAAGACCACCGCGTCGAAGGGCACCTCGTCGCGCCCTCAGGGCTGA
- a CDS encoding FCD domain-containing protein: MAGTPTPPPAIAPARAWRVVLEKIETDLLDGTLRPGDRLAPERELAATLGVGRSSVREALRVLEVMGLIRTGTGSGPTSGAIIIATPEGGMSALLRLQVAAQGFPFDDVVATRLVLESAVVDAVATDPALTTTRARDILDAMDAADLTAPEFLALDAQLHLALAEASGNVVIAAMMAGLRTAIESYVQAGAAGIAEWDAAADRLRREHHAILDAVDAGDALRARTLVHDHIVGYYASAGLARAAADSVPGPAATDPTS; encoded by the coding sequence GTGGCAGGAACCCCCACCCCGCCGCCGGCGATCGCGCCGGCGCGCGCCTGGCGTGTCGTCCTCGAGAAGATCGAGACGGACCTGCTCGACGGCACGCTCCGCCCGGGCGACCGGCTCGCGCCCGAGCGTGAGCTCGCGGCCACCCTCGGCGTCGGTCGCTCCAGCGTCCGCGAGGCGCTGCGCGTGCTCGAGGTGATGGGGCTCATCCGCACCGGCACCGGTTCCGGCCCGACGTCGGGCGCGATCATCATCGCGACGCCCGAGGGGGGAATGTCGGCGCTGCTGCGGCTGCAGGTCGCCGCTCAGGGCTTCCCCTTCGACGACGTCGTGGCGACCCGCCTCGTACTGGAGTCCGCTGTCGTGGACGCGGTCGCGACCGACCCGGCGCTGACGACGACCCGGGCCCGCGACATCCTCGATGCGATGGACGCCGCAGACCTCACGGCGCCGGAGTTCCTGGCACTCGACGCCCAGCTGCATCTGGCCCTCGCCGAAGCGTCGGGCAACGTCGTGATCGCCGCCATGATGGCGGGATTGCGCACGGCGATCGAGTCGTACGTCCAGGCCGGTGCCGCCGGCATCGCGGAATGGGATGCCGCTGCCGACCGCCTCCGCCGCGAGCACCACGCGATCCTCGACGCCGTCGACGCGGGCGACGCCCTCCGTGCCCGCACCCTCGTCCACGACCACATCGTGGGCTACTACGCCTCGGCGGGCCTCGCGCGCGCCGCCGCCGATTCCGTCCCCGGACCCGCCGCCACGGATCCGACCTCCTGA
- a CDS encoding DUF1295 domain-containing protein: MDPLPLVLIVAGVAAAFCWITSLITNETSWIDRIWSIVPVIYVWIFAAAALVTGVDAARLVVMAVLVTAWGVRLTFNFARKGGYTGMEDYRWAVLRGRMKRWQFQVFNLLFIVGFQSALLVLISLPAFIAWQHPVPFNGWDAAFAVVFAGFLVGETIADQQQWAFHQAKKAAGGALEPGFLTTGLFAYSRHPNFFFEQAQWWAFYALGAVALVADGGSWLNWTIAGPALLTVLFIGSTVFTESISAGKYPAYREYQRTTSMLLPFPRRQGRAPETA, translated from the coding sequence ATGGATCCCCTCCCCCTCGTGCTCATCGTCGCGGGCGTCGCTGCCGCGTTCTGCTGGATCACCTCCCTCATCACCAACGAGACGTCATGGATCGACCGGATCTGGTCGATCGTCCCGGTGATCTACGTGTGGATCTTCGCCGCTGCCGCCCTCGTCACAGGCGTCGATGCGGCCCGGCTGGTCGTGATGGCCGTGCTGGTCACCGCCTGGGGTGTGCGGCTCACCTTCAACTTCGCGCGCAAGGGCGGCTACACCGGCATGGAGGACTACCGCTGGGCGGTCCTGCGCGGGCGCATGAAGCGGTGGCAGTTCCAGGTGTTCAACCTGCTCTTCATCGTCGGATTCCAGAGTGCGCTGCTGGTGCTCATCTCGCTGCCGGCGTTCATCGCGTGGCAGCATCCGGTGCCGTTCAACGGATGGGATGCCGCATTCGCCGTCGTCTTCGCCGGGTTCCTCGTCGGTGAGACCATCGCCGACCAGCAGCAGTGGGCCTTCCACCAGGCGAAGAAGGCCGCCGGCGGCGCGCTGGAGCCCGGGTTCCTGACGACAGGGCTGTTCGCGTACAGCCGCCACCCCAACTTCTTCTTCGAACAGGCGCAGTGGTGGGCGTTCTACGCCCTCGGCGCGGTCGCCCTCGTCGCCGACGGCGGCAGCTGGCTCAACTGGACCATCGCCGGCCCGGCGCTGCTGACCGTGCTGTTCATCGGTTCGACGGTGTTCACCGAGTCGATCTCGGCCGGGAAGTACCCCGCGTACCGCGAGTACCAGCGCACCACGTCGATGCTGCTCCCGTTCCCCCGTCGCCAGGGGCGCGCGCCGGAGACCGCCTGA
- a CDS encoding thymidine kinase, whose protein sequence is MAKLYFRYGAMNSGKSTSLLQAAYNYEERGQHVLLAKPLIDTKGADQIDSRLGVKRTVDFLVGPDDDIRALFAEHRARVKAEAADTLVPEALEHDVDVACLLIDEAQFLTREQVDDLLRIVVFDGVPVLAYGIRTDFQTQAFPGSARLLELAHSLEELKTICRCGRKALFNARLVGGRFVFDGDQVAIDELTADRITYESLCAEDYLRASGGRLE, encoded by the coding sequence GTGGCCAAGCTCTACTTCCGCTACGGGGCGATGAACTCCGGCAAGTCGACGTCGCTCCTTCAGGCCGCGTACAACTACGAGGAGCGCGGCCAGCACGTGCTGCTGGCCAAGCCGCTGATCGACACGAAGGGCGCCGATCAGATCGACAGCCGCCTCGGCGTCAAGCGCACCGTTGATTTCCTCGTGGGGCCCGACGACGACATCCGGGCTCTGTTCGCCGAGCACCGCGCGCGTGTCAAGGCCGAGGCGGCGGACACCCTGGTTCCCGAGGCGCTCGAGCACGACGTCGACGTCGCCTGCCTCCTCATCGACGAGGCGCAGTTCCTCACGCGCGAACAGGTGGACGACCTGCTGCGGATCGTCGTGTTCGACGGCGTGCCGGTGCTCGCCTACGGCATCCGCACCGACTTCCAGACGCAGGCGTTCCCGGGTTCGGCCCGGCTGCTGGAGCTCGCGCACAGCCTCGAGGAGCTCAAAACGATCTGCCGATGCGGACGCAAGGCGCTCTTCAACGCACGTCTGGTCGGGGGACGCTTCGTCTTCGACGGCGACCAGGTGGCGATCGACGAGCTCACCGCCGACCGCATCACGTACGAGTCCCTCTGCGCCGAGGACTACCTCCGCGCGTCCGGCGGACGCCTGGAGTGA
- a CDS encoding pyrimidine dimer DNA glycosylase/endonuclease V, whose protein sequence is MRLWSLHPSVLDRAPLVACWREGLLAQRVLTGTTRGYTRHPQLERFRAADEPLDAIGHYLCAVRLEAMTRGYSFDGSRVLRTDAANPGIPVTTGQLAFELAHLRAKVTLRDPAWLPRLPAVAAPSPSLVERPGAIEPWERAAPPL, encoded by the coding sequence ATGAGGCTGTGGTCGCTGCACCCCTCGGTCCTCGATCGCGCGCCACTCGTGGCGTGCTGGCGTGAAGGGCTCCTCGCGCAGCGGGTGCTCACCGGCACGACACGCGGCTACACGCGGCATCCGCAGCTCGAACGCTTCCGGGCGGCCGACGAGCCGCTCGATGCGATCGGCCACTACCTCTGCGCGGTGCGCCTCGAGGCGATGACCCGCGGGTACTCGTTCGACGGATCGCGCGTGCTGCGGACGGATGCTGCGAACCCCGGCATCCCGGTCACCACCGGTCAGCTCGCCTTCGAGCTCGCGCATCTGCGGGCGAAGGTGACGCTGCGCGACCCGGCCTGGCTGCCCCGCCTTCCGGCTGTCGCTGCGCCGTCGCCCAGTCTCGTGGAGCGGCCGGGTGCGATCGAGCCCTGGGAGCGCGCGGCGCCCCCACTCTGA
- a CDS encoding malate:quinone oxidoreductase — MPSPDDSDLPTGTVDVLLIGGGIMSATLGTLLQQLQPDLKIAVFERLSDVALESSNPWNNAGTGHAALCELNYMPEGKDGTVDPAKAISINEQFQQSRQLWSSLVEAGVLDAPSTFINSTPHMTFVQGEKDVAYLKKRYEALKDEPLFAGIEYSEDSRVINQWAPLLMQKRRKGEPFAATRMPAGTDVDFGALTHQLIDRLAENGADVRINTEVRRLKRLPDGTWRVKYRRTVGRTPGEIRAKFVFVGAGGWALKLLQRSGIPEISGYGVFPIGGQFLKTSNPAVVAQHKAKVYSQASVGAPPMSVPHLDTRVVDGEASLLFGPFATFSPKFLKTGSWFDIVGQVRPGNLGPMLKVAWDNPSLITYLVGELLKNHAKKVDSLREFMPTAKDEDWEIIQAGQRAQVMKKDPEKGGVLQFGTEVVTGADGTIAGLLGASPGASTAVSIMLGLLKTCFPDRIDAWEPRLRELIPTYGDTLNARPEVAQELLGETAETLALTA; from the coding sequence CTGCCCAGCCCTGACGACAGCGACCTCCCCACGGGGACGGTCGACGTTCTGCTGATCGGCGGCGGCATCATGAGTGCGACGCTCGGCACCCTGCTGCAGCAGCTGCAGCCCGACCTGAAGATCGCCGTCTTCGAGCGGCTGAGCGACGTCGCGCTGGAGAGCTCGAACCCCTGGAACAACGCCGGCACCGGCCACGCGGCGCTCTGCGAGCTGAACTACATGCCCGAGGGCAAGGACGGCACCGTCGACCCCGCCAAGGCGATCTCGATCAACGAGCAGTTCCAGCAGAGCCGTCAGCTGTGGTCGTCGCTCGTCGAAGCCGGCGTGCTCGACGCTCCGTCGACGTTCATCAACTCCACCCCGCACATGACCTTCGTGCAGGGCGAGAAGGATGTCGCCTACCTCAAGAAGCGCTACGAGGCGCTGAAGGACGAGCCGCTGTTCGCCGGCATCGAGTACAGCGAGGACTCCCGCGTCATCAACCAGTGGGCGCCGCTCCTGATGCAGAAGCGCCGCAAGGGCGAGCCGTTCGCCGCGACCCGCATGCCGGCGGGTACGGACGTCGACTTCGGAGCGCTGACCCACCAGCTCATCGACCGGCTCGCCGAGAACGGCGCCGACGTGCGCATCAACACCGAGGTGCGCCGCCTGAAGCGCCTGCCCGACGGCACGTGGCGCGTGAAGTACCGCCGCACTGTCGGCCGGACACCCGGCGAGATCCGCGCCAAGTTCGTCTTCGTCGGCGCCGGCGGCTGGGCGCTCAAGCTGCTGCAGCGCTCCGGCATCCCCGAGATCTCGGGCTACGGCGTGTTCCCGATCGGCGGACAGTTCCTCAAGACGTCGAACCCTGCGGTGGTCGCGCAGCACAAGGCGAAGGTGTACTCGCAGGCATCCGTCGGCGCTCCGCCCATGTCGGTGCCGCACCTGGACACGCGCGTCGTCGACGGCGAGGCATCGCTGCTTTTCGGCCCGTTCGCGACGTTCAGCCCGAAGTTCCTCAAGACCGGCTCGTGGTTCGACATCGTCGGTCAGGTGCGGCCCGGCAACCTCGGCCCGATGCTCAAGGTCGCGTGGGACAACCCCAGCCTCATCACGTATCTCGTCGGCGAGCTGCTGAAGAACCACGCGAAGAAGGTCGACAGCCTGCGCGAGTTCATGCCGACCGCGAAGGACGAGGACTGGGAGATCATCCAGGCCGGTCAGCGCGCCCAGGTGATGAAGAAGGATCCCGAGAAGGGCGGCGTGCTGCAGTTCGGCACCGAGGTCGTCACCGGCGCCGACGGCACCATCGCGGGCCTGCTGGGCGCATCCCCGGGTGCGTCGACCGCGGTGTCGATCATGCTCGGGCTGCTGAAGACCTGCTTCCCCGACCGCATCGACGCCTGGGAGCCGCGCCTCCGCGAGCTCATCCCGACCTACGGCGACACGCTCAACGCGCGTCCCGAGGTCGCGCAGGAGCTCCTCGGCGAGACCGCGGAGACGCTCGCGCTCACCGCCTAG
- a CDS encoding aspartate-semialdehyde dehydrogenase, with product MTRISDSGLSVAIVGATGQVGGAMIDILEERGFPVREIRAFATARSAGSDIVFQGQAVTVEDVATAELDGIDIALFSAGATGSRAHAPRFAEAGAVVIDNSSAWRMDPDVPLVVSEVNPHAIAEARKGIIANPNCTTMAAMPALKVLDNEAGLERLIVSTYQAVSGSGLSGVQELLGQVEGVLAQGDVERLARDGSALDFPQPEKYVAPIAFDVIPFAGSLVDDGLNETDEEKKLRNESRKILELPDLRVAGTCVRVPVFTGHSLSINVEFARDITPERAREVLSSAPGVKLEEVPTPLQAAGTDPAYVGRIRADQSAPEGKGLVLFISNDNLRKGAALNAVQIAELVAANLGASV from the coding sequence ATGACCCGCATCTCCGATTCAGGACTCTCCGTCGCCATCGTCGGCGCCACCGGCCAGGTCGGCGGCGCGATGATCGACATTCTCGAGGAGCGCGGGTTCCCGGTGCGCGAGATCCGCGCCTTCGCGACCGCACGTTCGGCCGGATCCGACATCGTCTTCCAGGGCCAGGCCGTGACCGTGGAGGATGTCGCCACCGCCGAGCTCGACGGCATCGACATCGCGCTGTTCTCGGCCGGCGCCACCGGCAGCCGTGCGCACGCGCCGCGCTTCGCCGAGGCGGGCGCCGTCGTGATCGACAACTCCAGCGCGTGGCGCATGGACCCCGACGTTCCGCTCGTGGTGAGCGAGGTCAACCCCCACGCCATCGCCGAGGCGCGCAAGGGCATCATCGCGAACCCCAACTGCACCACGATGGCCGCCATGCCGGCGCTGAAGGTGCTCGACAACGAAGCCGGTCTCGAGCGGCTCATCGTGAGCACCTATCAGGCGGTGAGCGGTTCGGGTCTCTCCGGCGTCCAGGAGCTGCTGGGCCAGGTCGAGGGTGTGCTCGCTCAGGGCGATGTGGAGCGGCTCGCCCGCGACGGTTCGGCGCTGGACTTCCCCCAGCCCGAGAAGTACGTCGCCCCCATCGCCTTCGACGTCATCCCCTTCGCCGGCAGCCTCGTCGACGACGGTCTCAACGAGACCGACGAGGAGAAGAAGCTCCGCAACGAGAGCCGCAAGATCCTCGAGCTGCCCGACCTGCGGGTCGCCGGAACGTGCGTGCGCGTGCCGGTCTTCACCGGCCACTCGCTGAGCATCAACGTCGAGTTCGCCCGCGACATCACTCCCGAGCGCGCCCGCGAGGTGCTCTCGAGCGCTCCCGGCGTCAAGCTCGAGGAGGTCCCGACGCCGCTGCAGGCGGCCGGTACCGACCCGGCGTACGTGGGTCGCATCCGTGCCGACCAGTCTGCGCCCGAGGGCAAGGGCCTCGTGCTGTTCATCTCGAACGACAACCTGCGCAAGGGTGCGGCGCTCAATGCCGTGCAGATCGCGGAGCTCGTCGCGGCCAACCTGGGCGCCAGCGTCTGA
- a CDS encoding dihydrofolate reductase family protein: MRELVYYVAVSLDGRIASPTHGFESFLSEGDHAEVLTPEWGDTIPEPIHQALGLDVRRGTISTVLMGWNTYAVGLPDMPSPYSHLEQIVFSRTQGAPAGADGVRITDDDPREIVTALKQQRGGDIWLCGGGVLAAQLVDLIDRLVLKVNPFVSGDGIPLFAGQYAPTRFALERSRAFETGVVVNEYRRR, from the coding sequence ATGCGAGAACTCGTCTACTACGTCGCCGTCAGCCTGGACGGCCGGATCGCTTCGCCGACGCACGGCTTCGAATCCTTCCTGAGCGAAGGCGATCACGCCGAGGTCCTCACCCCCGAGTGGGGCGACACCATCCCCGAGCCGATCCACCAGGCTCTCGGACTCGACGTTCGCCGGGGCACCATCTCCACGGTTCTGATGGGCTGGAACACCTACGCCGTGGGTCTGCCGGACATGCCCAGCCCGTACTCGCACCTCGAGCAGATCGTGTTCTCCCGTACGCAGGGTGCGCCGGCCGGCGCAGATGGCGTCCGGATCACCGACGACGACCCGCGGGAGATCGTCACTGCGCTCAAGCAGCAGCGCGGCGGCGACATCTGGCTGTGCGGGGGAGGTGTGCTCGCCGCACAGCTGGTGGATCTCATCGACCGACTGGTGCTGAAGGTCAACCCGTTCGTCTCCGGAGACGGCATTCCTCTGTTCGCGGGCCAGTACGCGCCGACCCGGTTCGCGTTGGAGCGGTCCCGCGCGTTCGAGACCGGTGTGGTCGTGAACGAATACCGCAGACGGTAA
- a CDS encoding TetR family transcriptional regulator: MARNDARRAELADAAIAVVADEGMRGLTHRAVDARAGAPVGTASNYFRSRDALTDAIVTRIGERLTPSPDVHEELAARFPGPELFADYLRDIVRRLLGDRQVALALFTLRLEAARNPTIADRLGRWMRAGFEADVDFNRDAGLPGEAFDIALFHYAIDGLILDRLTVMIDPETSTDAIVDAFVDGLLRDRISP; encoded by the coding sequence ATGGCTCGAAACGATGCCCGCCGCGCGGAACTGGCCGACGCCGCGATCGCAGTGGTGGCCGATGAGGGCATGCGGGGCCTCACCCATCGCGCCGTCGATGCGCGGGCGGGTGCGCCGGTGGGCACCGCATCCAACTACTTCCGGTCACGAGACGCGCTGACGGACGCCATCGTCACGCGGATCGGGGAGAGGCTCACTCCGTCCCCGGACGTGCACGAGGAACTCGCGGCGCGGTTCCCCGGGCCCGAGCTCTTCGCGGACTACCTCCGCGACATCGTCCGCCGACTGCTGGGCGACCGGCAGGTCGCGCTGGCACTGTTCACGCTGCGCCTGGAGGCGGCGCGCAACCCCACCATCGCCGACCGCTTGGGCCGGTGGATGCGCGCGGGCTTCGAGGCCGATGTGGACTTCAACCGCGACGCGGGCCTACCAGGGGAGGCGTTCGACATCGCGCTGTTCCACTACGCGATCGACGGATTGATCCTCGACCGGCTCACAGTGATGATCGACCCCGAGACCTCCACCGACGCGATTGTCGACGCCTTCGTCGATGGGCTGCTCCGCGACAGGATCTCCCCCTGA
- a CDS encoding aspartate kinase, translating to MALIVQKYGGSSVADAESIKRVAKRIVDTRRAGHDVVVAVSAMGDTTDELLDLAGQVAPIPAPRELDMLLSSGERISMALLAMAIHSMGFEARSFTGSQAGMITTADHGSARIVDVTPIRLREALDEGAIVIVAGFQGFNRDTRDITTLGRGGSDTTAVALAAALEADVCEIYSDVDGIFTADPRVVPKAKKLNVVSAEEMLELAANGAKVLYIRAVEYARRHRVLIHARSTFSSSVGTYVLGPGMSVPQGEKGEEMEEPIVAGVATDLGQAKITVIGVPDVPGKAAEIFKVIAKSGANVDMIVQNVSAAATGRTDISFTLPKTDAATALKALAGDQSDIGFENLVHDDQIGKLSVVGAGMRTHSGVSATLFEALSVAGINIEMISTSEIRISVVVRGDDLAEAARVVHTAYGLDGDIEATVYAGSGR from the coding sequence GTGGCGCTGATCGTCCAGAAGTACGGCGGATCGTCGGTCGCCGATGCCGAGAGCATCAAGCGCGTCGCCAAGCGCATCGTCGACACGCGCCGCGCCGGCCACGACGTCGTCGTCGCCGTCAGCGCGATGGGTGACACCACGGATGAGCTGCTCGACCTCGCCGGGCAGGTCGCCCCGATCCCGGCCCCACGAGAGCTCGACATGCTGCTCTCGAGCGGCGAGCGCATCTCGATGGCGCTGCTCGCGATGGCCATTCACTCGATGGGCTTCGAGGCGCGCTCGTTCACCGGCAGCCAGGCCGGCATGATCACGACCGCCGACCACGGCTCCGCGCGCATCGTCGACGTCACGCCCATCCGCCTGCGCGAGGCCCTCGACGAGGGTGCGATCGTCATCGTCGCCGGCTTCCAGGGCTTCAACCGCGACACGCGGGACATCACGACGCTCGGTCGCGGCGGCTCCGACACCACGGCCGTCGCGCTCGCGGCGGCGCTCGAGGCCGACGTCTGCGAGATCTACAGCGACGTCGACGGCATCTTCACCGCCGACCCCCGCGTCGTGCCGAAGGCCAAGAAGCTGAACGTCGTGTCGGCAGAGGAGATGCTCGAGCTGGCTGCCAACGGTGCGAAGGTGCTGTACATCCGCGCTGTCGAGTACGCACGCCGCCACCGTGTGCTGATCCACGCCCGCTCCACGTTCAGTTCGAGCGTGGGGACCTATGTGCTCGGCCCGGGGATGAGCGTTCCCCAGGGCGAAAAGGGAGAAGAGATGGAAGAGCCGATCGTCGCCGGGGTCGCCACCGACCTCGGCCAGGCCAAGATCACCGTCATCGGCGTGCCCGACGTGCCGGGCAAAGCCGCGGAGATCTTCAAGGTCATCGCCAAGTCCGGGGCCAACGTCGACATGATCGTGCAGAACGTGTCGGCGGCGGCCACCGGGCGCACCGACATCTCGTTCACCCTCCCGAAGACGGACGCGGCCACGGCGCTGAAGGCGCTCGCCGGCGACCAGTCCGACATCGGGTTCGAGAACCTCGTCCACGACGACCAGATCGGCAAGCTCTCGGTCGTCGGCGCCGGCATGCGCACGCACTCGGGCGTCTCGGCCACGCTGTTCGAGGCGCTGAGCGTCGCGGGCATCAACATCGAGATGATCTCGACCTCCGAGATCCGCATCTCGGTCGTGGTGCGCGGCGACGATCTCGCCGAGGCCGCGCGCGTCGTCCACACCGCGTACGGGCTCGACGGCGACATCGAGGCGACCGTCTACGCCGGCTCGGGCCGCTGA